A genomic window from Deinococcus aetherius includes:
- the lepB gene encoding signal peptidase I produces the protein MTRMNKSTLGPLGKLWKELLEPLVFALVITQFLGTLVGVSGVSMMPTLRDRERVFVPKYETWLHKVGVGNFQRGDILIFKPPREAAAQIPNLHKSALGLWTYRPSLIKRLIGLPGDRVRVSGGEVFVNGVKLDSSWTTDYWREQGCWDTQSDLANNATSSGAGILQDQPEITVPAGQYFVMGDNRTAGGSEDSRLFGPVPLRDIAGRAAAVVWPITRRTNARYDCARESVVGLSGKAVLNWRVLVRPPGFTPPQKAASK, from the coding sequence ATGACCAGAATGAACAAGTCCACGCTCGGGCCACTAGGGAAGCTGTGGAAGGAACTCCTCGAACCCCTCGTGTTCGCCCTGGTGATCACGCAGTTCCTGGGCACGCTTGTCGGCGTGAGCGGGGTGAGCATGATGCCCACCCTGCGTGATCGGGAGCGGGTCTTCGTGCCCAAGTACGAGACGTGGCTGCACAAGGTGGGGGTGGGCAACTTCCAGCGCGGCGACATCCTGATCTTCAAGCCGCCCCGCGAGGCCGCTGCGCAGATTCCCAATCTCCATAAGAGCGCATTGGGGCTGTGGACGTACCGGCCGTCCCTAATCAAGCGCCTGATCGGCCTCCCCGGTGACCGAGTGCGCGTCTCGGGCGGCGAGGTCTTCGTGAATGGGGTGAAGCTCGATTCGAGCTGGACCACCGACTACTGGCGGGAGCAGGGCTGCTGGGACACCCAGAGCGACCTGGCGAACAACGCGACCTCCAGCGGAGCGGGCATCCTCCAAGACCAGCCGGAGATCACCGTGCCCGCCGGGCAATATTTCGTGATGGGTGACAACCGCACGGCGGGCGGCAGCGAGGACTCACGCCTCTTCGGCCCAGTGCCCCTGCGCGACATCGCCGGGCGCGCGGCAGCGGTGGTGTGGCCCATCACCCGCAGGACGAACGCGAGGTACGACTGTGCCCGCGAGTCCGTCGTGGGACTCAGCGGCAAGGCTGTGCTCAACTGGCGCGTCCTGGTCCGTCCCCCAGGTTTCACTCCTCCCCAGAAGGCGGCATCGAAATGA
- a CDS encoding DUF2171 domain-containing protein: MTMESQIQEHMPVMCADGHQHGEVDRLDGEYIKLTKDDSGTHHWLPLSAVDHVDQHVHLKLNHEQVHQQWLSEDPHPEHRQ; the protein is encoded by the coding sequence ATGACGATGGAGTCACAGATTCAGGAGCACATGCCGGTGATGTGCGCGGACGGACATCAGCACGGCGAGGTGGACCGCCTTGACGGCGAGTACATCAAGCTGACCAAGGACGACTCCGGGACGCATCACTGGTTGCCGCTGAGCGCGGTGGATCACGTGGACCAGCATGTGCACCTGAAGCTCAACCACGAGCAGGTGCATCAGCAGTGGCTGAGTGAGGACCCCCACCCCGAGCACCGCCAGTAA
- a CDS encoding heavy metal translocating P-type ATPase codes for MTSSDPNTPRSRLEYFVDGMDCASCVQKVERMIERLPGADSVKTSFNKQTLELELDESRTPRTQLEENLRALGYSPSPLRPAAAPTLPVAAQLEYFVDGMDCASCVQKVERMVATLPGTGDVKTSFNKQTLALALNEAQTPRATLESNLRALGYVPSLLGGVPTPAPAHDDHDHHDHSGHDHAGHGHVHEAPKPGQPWYATGQGKLVVTSGVLLALAWLFGFVEPQFATFGYIAATVIGVWPLAKKAYASARFGDPFSINMLVSLAALGAVLIGQAAEGAVVVFFFAVGELLEGIAAGRARAGIQALAALAPKTALLVEGTGTREVPADALQVGQTVQVNPGARVPADGTILTGTSSLDDSPVTGESVPVVKSAGNIVYAGSINTDGVLTVRVDKAASDNTIARIIHLVEEAEGSKAPTARFIDRFSRYYTPGVVAVSALVALIPPLFLGAEWYPWLYKGIALLLIGCPCALVLSVPAAITSGISAGTRRGLLIKGGAALESIGTVKTVAFDKTGTLTAGKPRVTDVVGLNVGRTEVLRLAAAVESGSSHPLAKAITDAAKQDNLPLPAVTDAQAIPGKAVTATVEGRTLSVSSPRHAATLTALPAKLSATIETFEKQGRTAVVLLDGAAPLGVIAIRDEPRPDAREAIAQLRALGVNTVMLTGDNARTGRAIASDLGMDVQAELLPEDKLKVIADLKAQGVVAMVGDGINDAPALAQSDVGIAMGGGTDVALETADAALLGERVTGVAQLVSLSRATMQNIKWNIAFALGLKAIFLVTTLLGYTNLWMAILADTGATALVTANALRLLRWKGGGPAAPRAVAPLPTPTRA; via the coding sequence ATGACGTCCTCAGACCCCAACACGCCCCGTTCCCGCCTGGAATACTTCGTGGACGGGATGGACTGCGCGAGCTGCGTGCAGAAAGTCGAACGCATGATCGAGCGCCTCCCCGGCGCGGACAGCGTGAAGACCAGCTTCAACAAACAGACCCTCGAACTGGAACTGGACGAGTCCCGCACGCCCCGGACGCAATTGGAGGAGAACCTGCGCGCCCTGGGGTACAGCCCCAGCCCCCTACGACCGGCTGCTGCGCCCACCCTGCCCGTCGCGGCTCAACTCGAATACTTCGTGGACGGGATGGATTGTGCAAGCTGCGTGCAGAAGGTCGAGCGGATGGTTGCCACGCTGCCGGGCACTGGGGACGTGAAGACCAGCTTCAACAAGCAGACCCTGGCCCTGGCGCTCAACGAGGCGCAGACGCCGCGGGCGACCCTGGAGAGCAACCTCAGGGCCCTGGGGTACGTGCCCTCGCTGCTGGGTGGGGTGCCCACGCCTGCCCCAGCTCATGACGACCACGATCATCACGATCACAGCGGCCACGACCATGCGGGTCATGGGCACGTCCACGAGGCCCCGAAGCCTGGTCAGCCCTGGTACGCCACCGGACAGGGCAAACTCGTCGTGACCTCGGGCGTGCTGCTCGCCCTCGCCTGGCTGTTCGGCTTTGTGGAACCCCAGTTCGCCACCTTCGGGTACATCGCCGCGACCGTGATCGGCGTGTGGCCGCTGGCGAAAAAGGCTTACGCGAGTGCCCGTTTCGGCGACCCCTTCTCCATCAACATGCTGGTGAGCCTCGCCGCCCTCGGCGCCGTGCTGATCGGTCAGGCCGCCGAGGGTGCGGTCGTTGTGTTCTTTTTTGCGGTCGGAGAATTGCTGGAGGGCATCGCCGCCGGGCGTGCCCGTGCGGGCATTCAGGCGCTTGCGGCATTGGCGCCCAAAACCGCCTTGCTCGTCGAGGGGACGGGAACCCGTGAGGTGCCCGCCGATGCTCTTCAGGTCGGTCAGACCGTCCAGGTGAATCCGGGGGCTCGGGTGCCCGCCGACGGCACCATCCTCACCGGCACCTCCAGTCTGGACGACAGCCCGGTGACGGGCGAGAGCGTCCCCGTCGTAAAAAGCGCCGGGAACATTGTCTACGCAGGCAGCATCAACACGGACGGGGTGCTCACCGTGCGGGTGGACAAGGCGGCCAGCGACAACACCATCGCGCGCATCATCCACCTGGTCGAGGAGGCTGAGGGGAGCAAAGCGCCCACGGCCCGCTTCATCGACCGGTTCAGCCGGTACTACACCCCCGGCGTGGTGGCCGTGTCTGCGCTGGTGGCGCTGATCCCGCCGCTGTTCTTGGGTGCCGAGTGGTACCCCTGGCTCTACAAGGGCATCGCCCTGCTCTTGATCGGCTGCCCCTGCGCCCTGGTCCTGAGCGTTCCTGCCGCCATCACCAGCGGCATCAGCGCCGGAACGCGCCGGGGCCTGCTGATCAAGGGTGGCGCGGCGCTGGAGAGCATCGGCACGGTCAAGACGGTCGCGTTCGACAAGACCGGGACCTTGACCGCCGGGAAGCCGCGTGTGACCGACGTGGTGGGCCTGAACGTGGGCCGCACCGAGGTGCTGCGCCTCGCCGCCGCCGTGGAGTCCGGCAGCAGTCACCCGTTGGCGAAGGCGATCACCGACGCCGCGAAGCAGGACAACCTCCCCCTGCCCGCCGTGACGGACGCCCAGGCCATTCCCGGCAAGGCGGTCACCGCCACCGTGGAGGGCCGCACGCTCAGCGTCAGCTCCCCCCGCCACGCCGCCACCCTGACGGCCCTGCCCGCCAAGTTGAGCGCCACCATCGAGACCTTCGAGAAGCAGGGACGGACGGCCGTCGTGCTGCTGGACGGCGCGGCGCCGCTCGGCGTCATTGCTATCCGCGACGAGCCCCGTCCTGACGCCCGGGAGGCCATCGCGCAGCTTCGCGCCCTTGGCGTGAACACCGTGATGCTGACCGGAGACAACGCCCGCACGGGCCGGGCCATCGCCTCGGACCTGGGCATGGACGTGCAGGCTGAGTTGCTGCCCGAGGACAAACTCAAGGTGATTGCGGACCTGAAGGCACAGGGCGTGGTGGCCATGGTGGGGGACGGCATCAACGACGCGCCCGCGCTCGCCCAGTCCGACGTGGGCATCGCGATGGGCGGCGGCACGGACGTGGCCCTGGAGACCGCCGACGCCGCCCTGCTGGGTGAGCGCGTGACGGGCGTGGCCCAACTGGTCTCCCTCTCCCGCGCCACCATGCAGAACATCAAGTGGAACATCGCCTTCGCGCTGGGCCTCAAGGCGATCTTCCTGGTCACCACCCTGCTCGGGTACACGAACCTGTGGATGGCGATCTTGGCCGACACCGGGGCCACCGCCCTCGTGACCGCCAACGCCTTGCGCCTGTTGCGCTGGAAGGGGGGCGGTCCCGCCGCTCCTCGCGCGGTTGCTCCTCTCCCCACCCCCACCAGGGCCTGA
- a CDS encoding type II restriction endonuclease has translation MQTLDTLIRHWRDDPGATYRTWFLWEERLKNFRSIRRGLQTVVKEIEADTFGTQYRGSSLETVVHSIAEQRQMFKGADHAFLWKPKLRIPDIYESPDNQKAFGRFLDTCACCTGSDDLIRAIRDLDRRAIKGLGPAAANLLYFLHPTHMPPFNTAIVNGYNALTGAKVKLGKWEEYLALREGMLRLNEAHRGLLSNDLGAVAGLLFDLGSGRYTPPPREDDGAAMSAWQADLARVREESASASKALATAREGDRTHTEVQGWLRDLGRALGFDVWIAANDRSRTYEGGRLGDGCLDTLPPGIAGTPGADAVRLIDVVWFECGTLAPAAAFEVEHTTSIYSGIVRMLDLALGAPERAVQGLYLVAPDGREADVRDQLRRPAFQAVSHLNMRYLPYSELERHREAMARFGQGLRAVEAIARTL, from the coding sequence ATGCAGACGCTCGACACCCTGATCCGGCACTGGCGAGACGACCCCGGCGCCACCTACCGCACCTGGTTCCTGTGGGAGGAGCGCCTCAAGAACTTCCGTTCGATCCGCCGGGGGTTGCAGACGGTGGTCAAGGAGATCGAGGCGGATACCTTCGGCACCCAGTACCGGGGCTCCTCCCTGGAGACGGTGGTGCACTCCATCGCTGAGCAACGCCAGATGTTTAAGGGCGCCGACCATGCCTTCCTGTGGAAGCCCAAGCTGCGTATCCCCGACATCTACGAGAGCCCAGACAACCAGAAGGCCTTCGGGCGCTTCCTCGACACCTGCGCCTGCTGCACGGGCAGTGACGACCTGATCCGCGCCATCCGCGACCTCGACCGCCGGGCGATCAAGGGCCTGGGCCCCGCCGCCGCGAATCTGCTGTACTTCCTGCACCCCACTCACATGCCACCCTTCAACACCGCCATCGTGAACGGGTACAACGCCCTCACTGGGGCCAAGGTCAAGCTCGGGAAGTGGGAGGAGTACCTGGCGCTGCGGGAGGGGATGCTGCGGCTGAACGAGGCGCACCGGGGCCTGCTGTCCAACGACCTCGGCGCTGTCGCGGGGCTATTGTTCGATCTGGGCAGCGGGCGGTACACGCCCCCGCCCCGTGAAGATGACGGGGCGGCGATGAGCGCCTGGCAGGCGGACCTGGCGCGGGTGCGCGAGGAGTCGGCCAGCGCCAGCAAGGCGCTCGCCACGGCGCGGGAGGGGGACCGCACCCACACCGAGGTGCAGGGCTGGCTACGCGACCTGGGCCGGGCGCTGGGCTTCGACGTGTGGATCGCCGCCAACGACCGCTCACGGACCTACGAGGGAGGGCGCCTGGGGGACGGGTGCCTCGACACCCTGCCCCCAGGCATCGCAGGCACGCCCGGGGCAGACGCGGTCAGGCTCATCGACGTGGTGTGGTTCGAGTGCGGGACGCTCGCCCCGGCGGCGGCCTTCGAGGTGGAGCACACGACCTCGATCTACTCGGGCATCGTGCGGATGCTCGACCTGGCCCTGGGCGCCCCCGAGCGGGCAGTCCAGGGCCTCTATCTGGTGGCCCCCGATGGACGCGAGGCCGACGTGCGCGACCAATTGCGGCGTCCGGCCTTCCAGGCCGTGTCGCACCTGAACATGCGTTACCTGCCCTACAGCGAGCTGGAGCGGCACCGGGAGGCGATGGCCCGCTTCGGCCAGGGGTTGCGGGCGGTGGAGGCCATCGCCCGAACACTGTAG
- a CDS encoding heavy metal translocating P-type ATPase has protein sequence MTRHHETHHHRQTGGTVPTSNVLEVAFRNCYDGSEFADLERSFSNIEGVQSVHIDRTRAVAHLGYDPGVVTEAELRRRLHDAGYDCECEDCAPSAVQPGHPRVGHEHPGHDHAALMSHGATSAEHAHGGMTNGGQHARSGMGHAGHDHAATMASASTPAVHDQGAMTPRGQDTREGPHGGHDHAAMMAGGAAPVAHDHGATTHGGQGAHAQMGHDEHAGHGADMVGDMLRRFVISLVLTVPLVLYSPIGETLGFTAPPPFGLSMAWFGLLLSTPVVWWGGWPFISAAWRALRRGEANMMTLIATGILVSWLFSVYATLFLGGREVFFEAAAMLTSLSLLGHWLEMRSRFATGRAVEALLKLAPSTARVVRNGQEVELPLEQVVVGDEIAVRPGDRVPVDGEVVGGSSYVDESMITGEPIPVAKNPGARVTGGTVNQNGAFTFRATAVGADTALSRIVQMVQNAQASKAPAQRLADTAGKYLVFVALGSGLIAFLAWYFLGGEGVVFALTAAVSAIVIACPDALALATPTAITVGVGKGAREGVLFKNAAALEATAGVNTVVFDKTGTLTEGKPALTDLVPAPGASEGELLRLAASADQPSQHPLAEAIVAGARARNVEVQKPETFDSVPGHGVVATVAGRRVLLGNRKLMEREGVNIDTLPEAVERLSRDGKTAMYAAADGRALGVIAVADTVRETARQAVRSLHDAGVQTVMLTGDNARTAEAVARELGMDTVIAEVLPGDKAAKIAALQAEGRKVAMVGDGVNDAPALAQADVGIAIGAGTDVAVETADVVLVKNNPADVAGSIDLARRVRGKIKQNLFWAAIYNVLAIPFAAGVLYPAYGVLLRPEWAALLMSASTVIVTVNALLLNRVRFERSAPQPRSAHA, from the coding sequence ATGACGCGACACCACGAGACGCACCACCACCGCCAGACGGGGGGGACGGTGCCGACCTCCAATGTTCTGGAAGTGGCCTTCCGGAACTGCTACGACGGCTCGGAATTCGCCGACCTCGAACGGAGCTTCTCCAACATCGAAGGTGTGCAGAGCGTGCACATCGACCGTACCCGCGCCGTCGCCCACCTCGGCTACGACCCCGGGGTCGTGACCGAGGCCGAGTTGCGCCGCCGCCTGCATGACGCCGGGTACGACTGCGAGTGCGAGGATTGCGCGCCCTCCGCCGTGCAGCCGGGACATCCCAGGGTCGGGCACGAACACCCTGGGCACGATCACGCCGCCCTGATGTCCCACGGGGCGACCTCTGCGGAACACGCTCACGGCGGAATGACCAACGGCGGACAGCATGCACGCTCCGGGATGGGTCACGCCGGGCATGACCACGCGGCCACGATGGCCAGCGCCTCGACGCCTGCCGTTCATGATCAAGGCGCCATGACGCCCCGCGGCCAGGACACGCGCGAGGGGCCTCACGGCGGGCACGACCACGCCGCCATGATGGCCGGCGGCGCAGCACCTGTGGCCCACGATCACGGCGCGACGACCCACGGCGGGCAGGGTGCGCACGCGCAGATGGGGCACGACGAGCACGCCGGGCACGGGGCGGACATGGTCGGCGACATGTTGCGCCGCTTCGTAATCTCGCTCGTCCTGACGGTGCCGCTGGTGCTGTACTCGCCCATCGGGGAGACCCTCGGCTTCACCGCCCCGCCCCCCTTCGGCCTGAGCATGGCCTGGTTCGGCCTGCTGCTGTCCACCCCGGTCGTGTGGTGGGGCGGCTGGCCCTTCATCAGCGCGGCGTGGCGGGCGCTCAGACGCGGCGAGGCGAACATGATGACCCTGATCGCCACGGGCATCCTGGTCTCCTGGCTCTTCTCGGTGTACGCGACCCTGTTCCTGGGGGGCCGTGAGGTCTTCTTCGAGGCCGCCGCGATGCTTACCAGCCTCTCCCTGCTGGGGCACTGGCTGGAGATGCGCTCGCGCTTCGCCACCGGGCGGGCGGTGGAGGCCCTGCTGAAGTTGGCCCCCTCGACGGCGCGGGTGGTGCGCAACGGGCAGGAAGTTGAACTCCCCCTCGAACAGGTCGTGGTCGGCGACGAGATCGCGGTGCGCCCCGGGGACCGGGTGCCGGTGGACGGCGAGGTGGTGGGGGGCAGTTCCTACGTGGACGAGAGCATGATCACGGGCGAGCCCATCCCGGTGGCCAAGAACCCCGGGGCGCGGGTCACGGGCGGGACCGTCAACCAGAACGGCGCCTTCACCTTCCGGGCGACGGCGGTGGGTGCTGACACTGCCCTCTCGCGCATCGTGCAGATGGTGCAAAACGCGCAGGCGAGCAAGGCCCCGGCCCAGCGGTTGGCGGACACCGCCGGGAAGTACCTGGTCTTCGTCGCCCTGGGTTCGGGACTGATCGCCTTCCTCGCGTGGTATTTCCTGGGCGGCGAGGGGGTGGTCTTCGCGCTGACGGCGGCCGTGTCGGCCATCGTGATCGCCTGCCCGGACGCCCTGGCGCTCGCCACCCCGACCGCGATCACCGTGGGCGTGGGCAAGGGCGCACGGGAAGGGGTGCTGTTCAAGAACGCTGCGGCCCTGGAGGCCACTGCGGGCGTGAACACCGTCGTGTTCGACAAGACCGGCACGTTGACGGAAGGCAAGCCCGCCCTGACCGACCTCGTGCCCGCGCCGGGGGCAAGTGAGGGCGAACTGCTGCGCTTGGCCGCCTCGGCGGACCAGCCCTCCCAGCACCCGCTGGCCGAGGCCATCGTGGCGGGCGCCCGGGCCCGGAACGTGGAGGTGCAGAAGCCTGAGACCTTCGACTCGGTGCCCGGTCACGGCGTGGTGGCGACCGTCGCCGGGAGGCGGGTGCTGCTGGGCAACCGCAAGCTGATGGAGCGCGAGGGCGTGAACATCGACACCCTTCCCGAGGCGGTGGAGCGCCTGTCCCGGGACGGCAAGACCGCCATGTACGCGGCGGCGGATGGACGGGCCCTCGGGGTCATCGCCGTGGCCGACACCGTGCGGGAGACCGCGCGGCAGGCGGTCCGGTCGCTGCACGACGCGGGGGTCCAGACGGTGATGCTGACCGGCGACAACGCGCGGACGGCCGAGGCGGTCGCCCGCGAGCTGGGAATGGACACCGTGATCGCCGAGGTGCTGCCGGGAGATAAGGCGGCGAAGATCGCGGCGCTGCAGGCCGAGGGCCGGAAGGTCGCAATGGTCGGGGACGGCGTGAACGACGCGCCCGCCCTCGCCCAGGCCGACGTGGGCATCGCCATCGGGGCCGGGACCGACGTGGCCGTGGAGACCGCCGACGTGGTGCTGGTGAAGAACAATCCGGCGGACGTGGCGGGCAGCATCGACCTCGCGCGGCGGGTGCGCGGCAAGATCAAGCAGAACCTCTTCTGGGCCGCGATCTACAACGTCCTGGCGATTCCCTTCGCGGCGGGCGTGCTGTACCCCGCCTACGGGGTGCTGCTGCGACCCGAGTGGGCCGCGCTGCTGATGAGCGCCAGCACCGTGATCGTCACCGTGAACGCCCTGCTGCTCAACCGGGTCCGTTTCGAGCGTTCTGCCCCGCAGCCCCGGTCGGCCCACGCTTGA
- a CDS encoding IS3 family transposase (programmed frameshift) has protein sequence MGKERHSEEKILEVLGRVENGETIAAVSRSTGISRKTIQYWKATYGRQPKTDDAKRLKQLEDENARLKKLVADLALDNAMLKDVVGKKLVAPVQRREAARYLQTHHGVSERRACRALGFGRSSHRYQARKNDQQLGERLKKLAEERPRFGYRRLEVLLRREGMVVNHKRVYRVYKALDLAVRKKTRRKRTMQRRTPPTVPTAANQRWSTDFVSDQLASGQRFRVLNVVDDFTRECIVCFADTSITGDTVARLLGEVIKERGKPNVLISDNGPEFTSRALDAWAHQQGIERHFIDPGKPVQNAYIESFNGRFRDECLNQNWFVSLPQARLILSVWRRDYNGIRPHSSLDHLAPQEFARRSAG, from the exons ATGGGGAAAGAACGGCACAGTGAAGAGAAGATCCTCGAAGTGCTCGGGCGGGTCGAGAACGGGGAGACCATTGCGGCGGTGAGCCGCTCGACTGGGATCAGCCGCAAGACGATCCAGTACTGGAAGGCAACTTACGGTCGCCAACCCAAGACCGATGATGCCAAGCGGCTCAAACAGCTTGAGGACGAAAACGCCCGGCTGAAGAAGCTCGTGGCCGACCTGGCCCTCGACAACGCGATGTTGAAGGACGTCGTGGGAAAGAAGT TGGTAGCGCCCGTGCAGCGCCGTGAAGCGGCGCGCTACCTCCAGACTCATCACGGCGTCAGCGAACGACGAGCCTGTCGGGCCCTGGGCTTCGGTCGTTCTTCACATCGCTACCAGGCTCGCAAAAATGACCAACAGTTGGGGGAACGACTGAAGAAGCTGGCAGAGGAGCGGCCCCGTTTCGGATACCGACGACTGGAGGTGCTGCTGCGCCGCGAAGGAATGGTGGTCAACCACAAGCGGGTCTACCGCGTTTACAAGGCGCTCGACCTCGCCGTGAGGAAAAAGACCCGCAGAAAGCGGACCATGCAGCGCCGTACACCGCCGACAGTCCCGACCGCGGCCAATCAGCGCTGGAGTACCGATTTCGTGAGCGATCAGCTTGCCAGCGGGCAGCGCTTCCGGGTGCTGAACGTCGTGGACGACTTCACGCGCGAGTGCATCGTGTGCTTCGCCGACACGTCCATCACGGGCGACACCGTCGCCCGTCTGCTGGGGGAAGTGATCAAGGAACGGGGCAAGCCGAACGTGCTGATCAGCGACAACGGGCCGGAGTTCACCAGCCGTGCCCTGGACGCCTGGGCACATCAGCAGGGCATCGAGCGGCACTTCATTGACCCGGGAAAACCCGTGCAGAACGCCTACATCGAGTCCTTCAACGGACGCTTTCGGGACGAGTGCTTGAACCAGAACTGGTTCGTGAGCTTGCCGCAGGCCCGACTGATCTTGAGCGTGTGGAGACGCGATTACAACGGGATCCGGCCGCACAGCTCGCTGGACCATCTGGCGCCGCAGGAGTTCGCCCGCCGCTCGGCGGGTTAG
- a CDS encoding glutaredoxin family protein: protein MTTPPILLYTTPTCPDCQALKVWLNQHGIAYTERDLTDPAVADQAKARYGVRVAPITVVGNQFFFGTFADQRPELQRLLG from the coding sequence ATGACCACTCCACCCATCCTGCTGTACACCACGCCCACCTGTCCGGATTGTCAAGCCCTCAAGGTCTGGCTCAATCAGCACGGTATCGCCTACACGGAGCGGGACCTCACCGATCCAGCCGTCGCCGACCAGGCCAAGGCCCGGTACGGCGTGCGCGTCGCTCCCATCACCGTGGTCGGCAACCAGTTCTTCTTTGGCACCTTCGCCGATCAACGGCCCGAGCTCCAACGCCTCCTTGGCTGA
- a CDS encoding TlpA family protein disulfide reductase has protein sequence MEPSLELRSPRAVPLWRRLLPPLLAAAVVAVLGVALVNPARDATTGGPLIGKSAPPLVLESLDGGQVSLASLEGRPVVLNFWASWCVPCREEAPLFRELGERQTAGTGLAVLGVLFQETKEQNALDFIREFALAYPSLRDPQSQVAINYGVGGIPETFFIDRSGVIRYVDRGGLTRERMNRGLEKIGVAGL, from the coding sequence ATGGAGCCTTCCCTTGAACTCCGCTCTCCCCGCGCCGTGCCCTTGTGGCGGCGGCTCCTGCCGCCACTCCTCGCTGCCGCTGTCGTGGCGGTGCTGGGTGTGGCGCTCGTGAATCCGGCGCGGGACGCCACAACAGGAGGACCGCTCATCGGGAAATCGGCACCCCCACTCGTCTTGGAGAGCCTGGACGGAGGGCAGGTGAGCTTGGCCTCTCTCGAGGGCCGCCCGGTCGTGTTGAACTTCTGGGCGTCCTGGTGCGTTCCATGCCGTGAGGAAGCTCCTCTCTTCCGCGAACTTGGCGAACGCCAAACAGCAGGCACAGGGTTGGCCGTGCTCGGGGTGCTGTTCCAAGAGACGAAAGAGCAGAATGCCCTCGACTTTATCCGCGAGTTTGCCCTGGCCTACCCCTCCCTGCGTGACCCTCAATCCCAGGTGGCCATCAACTACGGCGTCGGCGGGATTCCTGAGACGTTCTTCATTGACCGGAGCGGCGTCATCCGGTACGTGGACCGTGGGGGGTTAACCCGGGAGCGGATGAACAGAGGCCTGGAGAAGATCGGTGTGGCCGGGTTGTAA